Genomic DNA from Pseudomonas fitomaticsae:
CATGTGTGGCGAGTTGGTTGTTGAGCACGTGCATGGCGGTTATGACGAAGAGTTCACCCTCGTACTCCAGCACAAAAGCAGTGCCAACCCCGCCATGGGTGTAGTAGTCGCCGAGATGTTCGCTGCTGAGGATCACCGGATGAACCTGGCCCAGCATCATGTCTGTAAAGGCATCTTTTGACATGAATTCTTCCGAGTCCTGCATTTTTAACCTCCTCAATATCGGCTTGCGGCTGCGGGTTCCAAGGTCTTGTCTTCGTGGCAGATTGTGGCCTCCGACGAAGCACCTGCGGAGCCCCGGGTGCCCTGTCAGTACCAAGCGCACGTCCATCCTCGACCAACGCCTGTGAGTCTACCTGGAGCGCAAAAAACAGCCCTAGGATGAACATCTATATCTGATGGCAATATTGATAAAAATATTTGTGAGCCAAGAGCGAATGGGTTTGATAGCCTATTGCCACCAAAGTAATCAGTATGGTTCGGGTAGGCTTAATGGACGATCACTCATCCCTCTATTCCTTGGCGCTTCTGGGGGATATTCCGCAAAATCTTCGGATGGCACTTCGCGGTAGGATTTTTCGCTGTGTGGAAGACCTTGGGCTTGAGGTTGGCCGGGATGTGAGCCTGATCGAGGGCAGCATCCTTGATTTCAACCCTGCTATCGAGCGGTGCTGTGCAGCACTCTGTTTTAGCGTCGCAAGCCATGAAGAAGCGTCCGTTGAGAGGCTGATCCAGCGCCGTGTTCCTCTGATACCTGTCGCTCAAAGTAAACGTACCTTTGCCTCGGAGTTTCCTGGGGCGCTAGGGGCACTCAATGGGCTTGAGGTGGGCGACGGTGTTGAGGTGATTACCACCGCTCTTCTGGAAAGCGCTGCGCTCATACCGAGACAGCGGCGTGTGTTTCTCAGCTACCGTCGAGTCGAATCCACCGAGGTAGCCCTGCAACTCTATGCTGCCCTGTCAGCTCGCCAATACGATGTATTCCTCGACACTCATGGCATCCATTCCGGCGAGCATTTCCAAGAGGTGCTTTGGCAAAAGCTGTGTGATTCAGACGTGATGGTTTACCTGGACACCCCTGGGTATTTTGACAGCCGGTGGACGGGTGCTGAATTTGCTCGGGCGACCTTGCGAGGTTTGTCGGTGTTGAGGGTGGCTTGGCCGGAGGTGGAGTCCAAGACGACCCAGATCATCGGTGGCGAGATCGTGCTGCCCGAATCCTCCTTCACCCCTGCCGATGGCATCACCTCCAGCGGCGTCACTGCAAGCAGCGACAGTCCCAACACCAACACCACCGATGCCATCAATGCCAAGCTCAACCGAAAGATTGCGGAAGAAGGCATCGAAGAAATCGTCCACATGGTCGAGCTGCTTCGTACCCAAAGCGTGGCGAATCGGTACTCAAAAGTGGTCAACAAGCTAAAGAACTCGTTGGCTGAGTATGGTGGTGAGATCGCGGGCCATTCGGTTAGCAGAAGCCTGATCGTCTCAATCGGTGGAAAGAAGATCGCTGTTTATCCCGAGCTCGGTGTACCTACGAGCCATGCGTTGTATGAGGCTACCCTGGATCTACACCAGCCTCCTGTTGCTGTTGTTTACAACCAGGTGGGCATTAAGGAAAGGAAATGGCGAGCGCATATGGAGTGGTTCGGCAAGTATGTTGAGAATCACGTTCGACTGGTCACTACTGATGAAGCTGCCTGGGAGTTGAGTGTGTGGCATCAATCTCGTGTGTAGATTCATCGAGAGCCTTGACCCAGGTCGATGACATGGCGTCATGATGATGTATAGCCACTCAAGCAGCCAGAGACCATAATTATGAGCAGCATTTTTCTTTCCGCTAGCGTTCCAACCTCTGATAGCGAGTACTACAAGGGTTGCAACCCCGTGTTGATTCAATCCGCGTTGCGCTCCTTCTTGTTCAGTGTTGTGGGTCGTAAGCATCTGGTCTTTGGCGGACATCCATCTATCACGCCATTGATCCTGGCAGTTTGTGAAGAGCTGGGTGTTGAGAATAAGAAAGCAGTTACTCTCTTTCAAAGCCAGTACTTTGAGAAAAGCTTTCCAGCTGAGAGTTTTCAGTTTGACAACTTCATTCTCACGCCAGCGCTGGAGTCAGTTGACAAAAGCCTGGCGGTGTTAAGGAAGCAGATGTTCGCAGCATATGATTATGACGCTGCGGTATTCATTGGCGGGAAGGAAGGTATCAAGCATGAGCATAGGCTGTTTAGGAATTCCTTCCCGTCCGCAAAAGTATTGGCATTGAAGAGTCCTGGCGGTGCGGCAGCAACTATCGGTGGTTCGATGGTAGAGGATGATGAGCTGCTTGATTATGATGGGCTGTTTGGCAAAGGCCTGAAGATTGGCAAAGAGTTGCTGAAAGATGTACCTACTCCGAGGCTCAAGCGCGGTATGAACTTAAACAGGGAGATATGAAATGCATTACGGTTTCGACATGGAGCTTGGTTCAGGTGAGCTGGCACTTGATCCTCTGGTTTTGATGGATTACAAAAATGAGCTTGGCAAGAAGGTTGTTACCTTACAAAAATATTTCCTGGATGATGGCAAAAGCATTGATGCGGAATTGATCGCTAAGCATCTGTTTCCCGCCATGCATTGCGATGTGTTTATCTCTCATTCGTTCAATGACCAAAATGCGGCCATTCAATTGGCTCATAATCTAGGAAAGAAAGGTATTGTTGCATTTGTTGATTCGATGTTCTGGGGTTCGGCTTACGAGCTGCTCAGGGCAATCGATAACAAATACTCCATACCTTTGGGGCAGAAAGCATACGACTATAAACGACTCAATCGCTCTGCGGCTCATGTAAATATGATTTTGGCCAGCGCTTTGCAGAAGATGATCATGCGCTCGTCGATGCTTTTGTTCTTGAATACTGAGAACTCTATTTCGACTAAACATTCCGTCCAGGATGAGAAAAAGACTCACTCTGCTTGGATTCATATGGAGTTGATGTTTAGTCATATGGTCTGGCAAATCGAGCAGGACAAAAATATGCTTGATGCGGCTTTGGAGTCTTATTCAACAGACTCTCTGCCGATCTACCACAAGGCTCATACTGAGCACTTGAAGCCACTTACGTACCGAGATTTTTCGGCCTGGGTTAGAGGCTATAGCAACTCCGGAAACCCTCAAGGCTTTGCAATGGCAGCAAAAAATCTTTATCGCGGCCAGAGCAGAGTCTACTAAGTGGATAGAAAGCTAAAACACCTGGAGTTTGTGCAGGCCGTCATCAATCGTTTGTCTACCAACTCTTTCTTGCTCAAGGGGTGGTCGGTCTTACTGATCTCCGGGCTTTTTGCGCTTGCTGCGGCTCAAGATAACAAGGGTTTTGCGATTTATTCCCTGGTGCCCGCGATTGCGCTATGGGGCCTGGATGGTTACTTCCTGGCCCTGGAGCGCAACTACCGCAGCCTTTATGACCAGGTGCGCCGATTGACTCCGGATGAGGTCGATTTTGCGATGACGCTTGTGGTGTCCAATGGCAATCGTGATTTTTTTCAGGCCTGTTTTTCGAAAACGCTGCTGGTTTTCCATGGTGCAGTGATCATTTCTGTTACGGCTGCGGCAAGCATCCTGTGACAGTCGGTTAACCAGTAAGCGAACGGCCAGCACAACACCATTCATCCAACACCCAAGCCCAACAACGCCACGGCAAAGACCCCAGCGCAGGCAGGCCATATGAGAGTTGTGGGTGCCCAGAGTCTTGACCTGCCATGGCGTTTTAACAGGATAGCCAGCAATGCCCGTTGACCTCGGTAACCTTCGATCTGCGGCCTCACGTAGCCGCCATTACTCTACAGCTACAAACTCCCAGAGCGCCCGCGCGCTGGGTTACAAGACCGCGTTCCTATGCCATAGCCACCAGGATCGAACAGCGGTTCTGGGGTTGCTTCAGGTCTTCAGGGAGCAGGGGCTGCATCTCTATGTCGATTGGATGGACAGCGAGATGCCAGCGACAACAAATGGTGACACGGCCAGGAAGATTAAAAACAGGATTGTTGAAGCCGACCTGTTTTTGTTTCTGGCAACACCGAACTCGTTGGCATCAAGATGGTGTCCATGGGAAATTGGCTACGCCGATGGTGTGAAGCGATATGAAAGTATATTTGTCATCCCTACCCATGAGCGCGGTGTGACGTACGGGAATGAGTACGTCGATATCTACAGGCGGATAGACGAAGCTAACGAAGGTGGGTTGGCTGCTTGGTATCCACGTCGATACAACGATGGTGTTACCGCGCGTTCACTTTAGTGCTAATGGAATTTCAGGCTTTCGATAAGGATCATCATGACGCCAAGCATCTCCGAATTTTCGTATGGCTATGCAGTGACTAGCGAGGTTGTGAAACTGCTGGGGTCTTCGATCGCTGCAGCTCCTCAATTTCCGACGCTGTATGCTGAGGGCCAGGCGGGAGGAGGGTATGACGTCAAGATTGTTGGAGGTACTCCGCTCTTTTTACAGTTTAAGTTGAGCCACTACATGGGGCGGAGTAACGCGAAAGAACACGAGCTAATGGGTGGGCCTTACTACCGCTGGCATCTGCATTCACTTCAGCGATCAGATCAGCACAATCTGCTTCTGGATCTTGAAAGCAAAGGACATCTTGTGGCCTACGTGGCCCCCATATTTTTTCAGTCTGCGGAGCTCAACACGCACTATTTAAACGACCAAATCCTGGATAACTCGGTGGCTTTTCGACCATCAGATATTGGGCCACTGCCTGATGATAAAGACCATTACGTGGTGTTCAGGCGGGTGGGTACGGCTTACCGCTGCTCCGAGAAGCCTGCCCAGGTCAAGTTCGATAAATTGAGCCGTTTCCTTACCGGAAGCCTGAAAAGTCCTCCGCCGGAGCCTTTGAGTACGGAAGGGGTGATCAGGCTGGGGGATGAAATCGTTGAGGCAGTGAAGGTTGCCAAGTTGCGCCGGTTCAAAGACAACTGGTCTCGACCGAAGGAAATCGATACTGAGCAGTTGAGCAGGGTGATCCGGGCCCGGCCTTCGCTTGAGACGCTGTCATTGATCTCCCGTACAGTGCTCGATTCAGAGCTGCTGGTGGTGAATCCTCAGTGGGAGAGAACTCCCAATAGCTGAATGCCCCAGAGACCATCGCCACCGTTGCGCGCCCTGGGCAGTCGACCATCGCCGGCGCCTGGCGCAGGAGTGCCGATGGAAGGTGCTATGAAGGGCTTGAAGGGCTTGCTCGCTTCGGGCCGGTTCGCCCACAAGAACAACATCTCAATAACCAAGGTACTCATGCATGAGTGAGCAGGAACAGGAAAAGGGACAGGAACAGAAGCAGGAATACGCTTTTCATCCCGCTGATCTGGTCGAATATGTGATGGATAAGCCCATTGGTGCAGCCCGCGCGGCACTGATAATTGGGCTGGAAGGCGCTGATGTTCACCCTGAATTCATCATTGATGAGCTCGCGGGAAATATGGAGTTGAATCAGCGTTTCCTGAAAAAGCTCACGGGTGCCTTGCGGAAAAATCCGAATAAAATAATTGGTGATATGCCTAATCATATCCAAGCTCTTCAGCTGGAGCGCGACCTCGGCTTATGATGTTCTCATATTGCAATTCAGCAATCACAGTGCCTTTCCGGAGGTGCAGCTAATGCCAATTGGTGAAATACCCATCAAGACTCCTCCTCCCCCTGAGTTCGAGCTTACGGCGTTAGATGTTGAGAAAGGTGCGCCAGTTCAGCCACTAGATCGTCTGCAGATCATGTCGGCGCCTGAATGGGAAGTTTTTACCTCCGAATTCGTATCCTACCTAGATAAGGACTATGACTCGGTAACGCTGTGTGGCGGCGGCGGTGATATGGGGCGTGACGTCATCGCTAAGTTCGCAACAGGATGGGATAACTTTCAATGTAAGCACTACAAAGAGAAGCTGAGTATTGCTGACGTCGCTGCTGAACTTGGCAAACTCGTTTACTACACCTGGAAAAATGAATACACCCTGCCACGTAAATACCGCTTTGTGACCCCGAAAGGGTGCAGTGCGCCTTGCATGGGCATATTTACCAAAAAGACTCGGATCCAGGGAGAGATAATCAAGCGCTGGGATAAGGCGTGTAAGAATAAAATTACTAGCAAAGAATCAATTCCTTTAGAGGGCGACCTGCTAGATTATCTAAAGACCATCGACTTTTCGTTTGTTGATGAGATCTCTTCGCTAGACTTGATAAAGATGCACGCCCGGACGCCATATCACACGTCCCGATTTGGTAGCTATCATCTAAAGCGTCCTGTAGCTCCAGCGGTCGCGCCAAAGACCGTCGCTGATAACGAGAAGGTCTATATTGGAGCTCTCTTGGACGCTTTTTCAGAGGCTGATGGAGCTGAGTACTCATTTGAAAGCATCATGGAGAGTGAGTATGAAAATATTCTGGATCGGGCTCGGATAAATTTCTTCAGTGCTGAGTACTTAGAAGTATTTTCTCGGGATGGGTTTCCTGCGGACTGCTATGACAAGCTTAAAGCAGAATGCCATGAGGGCATAGACAGTGTCTTGCACGAGAAACACGATGATGGATTCCAACGGTTTCTTAAAGTGAGCACGCACGCTGTGTGTGTACAATACGACTCTCATCCGCTCCGTCATTTCTTGCAAGTCGCCGATCGTAAGGGATTATGCCATCAGTTAGTGAATGATCGAAAGTTCACTTGGGTGAAGAAGAAAAAAACATGAAATCAAAGGATTTGTACAATAGTCCTGTGGAGGTTGGCGCGCGTATTGTTTTGTTGCTCGCAGGCCTTACCCGTACGCTTGATCTGGACGAACTGATTTTCTTGGATTACGCATCAATTTATAGTGGTGACTTTCAAGGGGGGCCAAGCTTGCATCCCATGATGGTAAATCGTCTGACTGAGCTGGTTCGTCGACGGGAAATTTTTCCTGGCGCTATCAAACTTTTTACCTCAAAGGGTTTGATGAACTCTCAGATTGATGAGCAAGGCTTTCGATATGCCGTCACTGACGAGGGCAGGGCTTTTGCCACCAAGTTGACGACTGATTATCACGCTGATTTCAGACGGCGTGTATCTTGGGTTGAGGAGAATATTGATTACCTCATGGTTCAGCGTCTCACCATCTATAAAGTTGAGAGGGCGGTCTGATGTTTATTGAAAGTGTTATTGTGAGTGGCCCTGAGCTTGCAGATGCTGCTGTTTTTTTTGAGAAGGGCGCCAATGTTGTTCAAGGTGGATCCAATACCGGTAAGTCATACATCGTTCAGTGCATAAAGTTCGCCCTTGGTGCGACCAAGCCACCGAAGACTATTAAGGAGTCGCGAGGGTATACCACCGTCAAGGTGAAGTTTGTGCACGATGATGGGCGTTTCTTCACCATTGTGAGGGAACTCACCGCAAGCTCCAAGCCGAATTTTTATGATGAAGAGAGTAAGGTGCAGACTCTGGGGGTTAAGCACAATCCTAGAAATATGAGTTCGGTCTCCAATCAGTTTTTGAATAGGTTGGGACTGAATGGGAAGCTTTTGCTGAAAGGTACAACTTCTCTGAGTAATGCTTCTTTCACACTTCGCGATTTCGAAAAAGTTTTTTTGATGGATGAGACGCGAATTGTGGCTGACTACTCTCCTCTAGGTACAGGCCAGAATAATGAGGGGCCTAAAGAGAAGTCCATCCTGAAGCTGCTGCTTACGGGGATGGATGATGCAGGGGTTAAACAGGCCAAAAAGGAGTTGGCGTCAAAGGGAGCGTTGAAGCACCGCTTTAATGCTGTCGAAGAAATCATCAAGCAGTTATATCCGGGTAACGACACCGCTGAATGCCTTGAACTCCAGAAGCTCAGTTCGTTTGCCGACCAGGTCGCGCTTCGACTGAAGCAGGCTGAAGATGAATTGCAAGGCGCGTTTCATTCAAGTGAAGACTTGTTCACCCAGAAAGCCAATCAAATTGCTGAGCTGGAGGTGGTCGAAGGCAAAATTGCTGAAGACAAGGTACTCCTTAGCCGATTTGACATGCTTGGGCAGAAGTACGAATCAGACCGCCAGCGTCTGCAGGGCATTGAGCAAGCGGCAGGCCTGCTTGATGACTCAGATTCCGTGCTTTGTCCAACGTGTGGTAATCATTTTGACTCCGAGTCATGCACGACGGACGTAGATGACATCAAAAAGGGTGTCTCCTTTGAATTGGATCGAATATCGAAGAACATTCACGAGCTTGCTGAAGCCCAGGGATCTCTCACGGCAGCGATTGAATCGAACAGTACTAGTGCTGAGAGCACCAAGACCTCAATAGCGGTATTAGAGAAACTGATAACTTCGGAGCTCCAGAGCTCGGTGCTGGCAGTGAGTGACTTGAAGGAGCTTGCCTCGTGCCTCAAGCATGATCATTCGGTGCTGAATAGACTCGTTACCGATAAGGCCAAGCTGAAAGAAGAGCTGAAACGACTAGGTGTTCTGCTGCTTGAGGAGCAAAACACCTATACCCCTGAAAGCTTTGAGGAGTCTGCCAAGCCGCTGGTGAAAGAGATTCAGGACATCTTGCAGCGTTGGAGCTTCCCGAATTACTCCCCAGTGGAGTTCGACTTCGGAGCGCGGGACATCACCATTGGCGGCAGCGCGAGAGGTAATTTCGGGAAAGGGTATCGGGCCATCGCTTCCTCTGCTTTTGCTCTGGGGTTGATGAATCTACTGAAGCTATCTGGGCGCCATCCTGGCTTTGTAGTGCTCGATTCGCCGCTGACCACGTACAAGGAAGGGGATCCGGAGCCAGAGGAAGGTGATGAGGAAGTAGCTGCGGACGTGATTTATGCGTTCTATCAGGATATTGCTGATAACTTCAAAGATTCTCAAGTGATTGTATTTGAGAACAAGGAGCCTGATATGGCGCTTATCCCTCATATGAACTACCAGCACTTTACGAAAAGCAAAAAGATTGGGAGATATGGCTTCTTTCCACTGAGAGGCTGATCCAATGATGCAAGTCGGTCACCCGTCACTCGGCATGGTGATCGACCTACTGAACGCCTGGCCAGCAATATCGTAGTCTCTGGTCGTTCGAATAGCTGAATCATTCGTGCATGAGATTAAGGGCGAAGCGCTAGGGCCTGGCTTCCATCGCGCTAAAATCCAAAAGGGGGGAAGGCTAACCTTCCCCCTGAATTGCACGCCCGCTGGCCTAGTTAGACCGCCTGCATGCACTCCACAGCAGGCTTGGTCAGCAGGTACTTGCAAATTGAGGCAAAATCCAAGCCTTGCTGTTTGAGCTGCTCGGCGGCCTCGGCTTGCCAGACCAGATCACCCTGCTCGAAGAAGGTTGTCCGAAGCTGCCTGATCACCTGTAGCGCATGGGCGGCGAAGACCCGGAAGTCATTGAGTTCCCAGTAAAGTAGTCCTGCAGCGTGGAAGGTTGCGGCGGCGCTGATCTTGGTCGCCGGCGTAACGAGCACCGTTTGGAACTCGCACTCTGTGGACTCGGCCACGTTTGCCCGCATCCAGTCTGGATGAGATGTGGCTTGGCGAGCTTTGTTGACGCTCAGCGTGCCATCAGTGGTGTTCACGTAGTCCTCGAACACGATGCAACGCCCACCAGAGATCCACCAAGGATCCGGTGAACCTTCGCTTTCAACTTTCCCTGCATTGAAGCCGAGCAGCGATCCAAGATCCTTCTGCGCATTCTCGAAGGTGTCAGGGTGTCGTAGCCCCTCAAGAATGGACTGCTCTAACTTTGCAAAATCGCGGTCATGGGTTGCCCCCAGGCGTGTCAGTTCTGCCCCCACCCGTTCCACCTGCTGCTGCAATGCAATGTCATCCGCCTGGGCTGTGACAGCCTCACCAACCTCTTTGCGCGCAAA
This window encodes:
- a CDS encoding ABC-three component system middle component 2 → MGEEEKNMKSKDLYNSPVEVGARIVLLLAGLTRTLDLDELIFLDYASIYSGDFQGGPSLHPMMVNRLTELVRRREIFPGAIKLFTSKGLMNSQIDEQGFRYAVTDEGRAFATKLTTDYHADFRRRVSWVEENIDYLMVQRLTIYKVERAV
- a CDS encoding ABC-three component system protein, which codes for MPIGEIPIKTPPPPEFELTALDVEKGAPVQPLDRLQIMSAPEWEVFTSEFVSYLDKDYDSVTLCGGGGDMGRDVIAKFATGWDNFQCKHYKEKLSIADVAAELGKLVYYTWKNEYTLPRKYRFVTPKGCSAPCMGIFTKKTRIQGEIIKRWDKACKNKITSKESIPLEGDLLDYLKTIDFSFVDEISSLDLIKMHARTPYHTSRFGSYHLKRPVAPAVAPKTVADNEKVYIGALLDAFSEADGAEYSFESIMESEYENILDRARINFFSAEYLEVFSRDGFPADCYDKLKAECHEGIDSVLHEKHDDGFQRFLKVSTHAVCVQYDSHPLRHFLQVADRKGLCHQLVNDRKFTWVKKKKT
- a CDS encoding toll/interleukin-1 receptor domain-containing protein; protein product: MHYGFDMELGSGELALDPLVLMDYKNELGKKVVTLQKYFLDDGKSIDAELIAKHLFPAMHCDVFISHSFNDQNAAIQLAHNLGKKGIVAFVDSMFWGSAYELLRAIDNKYSIPLGQKAYDYKRLNRSAAHVNMILASALQKMIMRSSMLLFLNTENSISTKHSVQDEKKTHSAWIHMELMFSHMVWQIEQDKNMLDAALESYSTDSLPIYHKAHTEHLKPLTYRDFSAWVRGYSNSGNPQGFAMAAKNLYRGQSRVY
- a CDS encoding SMC family protein, translated to MFIESVIVSGPELADAAVFFEKGANVVQGGSNTGKSYIVQCIKFALGATKPPKTIKESRGYTTVKVKFVHDDGRFFTIVRELTASSKPNFYDEESKVQTLGVKHNPRNMSSVSNQFLNRLGLNGKLLLKGTTSLSNASFTLRDFEKVFLMDETRIVADYSPLGTGQNNEGPKEKSILKLLLTGMDDAGVKQAKKELASKGALKHRFNAVEEIIKQLYPGNDTAECLELQKLSSFADQVALRLKQAEDELQGAFHSSEDLFTQKANQIAELEVVEGKIAEDKVLLSRFDMLGQKYESDRQRLQGIEQAAGLLDDSDSVLCPTCGNHFDSESCTTDVDDIKKGVSFELDRISKNIHELAEAQGSLTAAIESNSTSAESTKTSIAVLEKLITSELQSSVLAVSDLKELASCLKHDHSVLNRLVTDKAKLKEELKRLGVLLLEEQNTYTPESFEESAKPLVKEIQDILQRWSFPNYSPVEFDFGARDITIGGSARGNFGKGYRAIASSAFALGLMNLLKLSGRHPGFVVLDSPLTTYKEGDPEPEEGDEEVAADVIYAFYQDIADNFKDSQVIVFENKEPDMALIPHMNYQHFTKSKKIGRYGFFPLRG
- a CDS encoding SLOG domain-containing protein translates to MSSIFLSASVPTSDSEYYKGCNPVLIQSALRSFLFSVVGRKHLVFGGHPSITPLILAVCEELGVENKKAVTLFQSQYFEKSFPAESFQFDNFILTPALESVDKSLAVLRKQMFAAYDYDAAVFIGGKEGIKHEHRLFRNSFPSAKVLALKSPGGAAATIGGSMVEDDELLDYDGLFGKGLKIGKELLKDVPTPRLKRGMNLNREI
- a CDS encoding toll/interleukin-1 receptor domain-containing protein, translated to MDDHSSLYSLALLGDIPQNLRMALRGRIFRCVEDLGLEVGRDVSLIEGSILDFNPAIERCCAALCFSVASHEEASVERLIQRRVPLIPVAQSKRTFASEFPGALGALNGLEVGDGVEVITTALLESAALIPRQRRVFLSYRRVESTEVALQLYAALSARQYDVFLDTHGIHSGEHFQEVLWQKLCDSDVMVYLDTPGYFDSRWTGAEFARATLRGLSVLRVAWPEVESKTTQIIGGEIVLPESSFTPADGITSSGVTASSDSPNTNTTDAINAKLNRKIAEEGIEEIVHMVELLRTQSVANRYSKVVNKLKNSLAEYGGEIAGHSVSRSLIVSIGGKKIAVYPELGVPTSHALYEATLDLHQPPVAVVYNQVGIKERKWRAHMEWFGKYVENHVRLVTTDEAAWELSVWHQSRV
- a CDS encoding toll/interleukin-1 receptor domain-containing protein, which produces MPVDLGNLRSAASRSRHYSTATNSQSARALGYKTAFLCHSHQDRTAVLGLLQVFREQGLHLYVDWMDSEMPATTNGDTARKIKNRIVEADLFLFLATPNSLASRWCPWEIGYADGVKRYESIFVIPTHERGVTYGNEYVDIYRRIDEANEGGLAAWYPRRYNDGVTARSL